One part of the Halopenitus persicus genome encodes these proteins:
- a CDS encoding DUF7563 family protein: protein MPDQTSSTDPNRRCRRCGAAVSRRFIRVFGVEDEVHGCLGCLHRDQLSNGEAAKESDRTPIQEGTRITWTV from the coding sequence ATGCCCGACCAGACGAGCTCGACCGATCCGAACCGACGGTGTAGACGCTGCGGCGCCGCGGTGAGTCGACGATTCATCCGCGTCTTCGGAGTCGAGGACGAGGTTCACGGCTGTCTCGGCTGTCTCCACCGTGATCAACTTTCGAACGGTGAGGCCGCCAAGGAGTCCGACAGGACCCCGATCCAGGAGGGGACACGGATCACGTGGACCGTCTGA
- a CDS encoding alpha-D-ribose 1-methylphosphonate 5-triphosphate diphosphatase, with protein MTRLTEIRNGRVVTPSGIVENGHVVVDGDRITRVGRTPDRAIPGATTIDANGQLVMPGLIDLHGDDIEHHRSPRSGADVDLRTALTSADRTNLLNGVTTKFHAIAFEDAPDDGRSLERAESIARELAGEEYTLGDNRFHARCELTDASVSAVERLVEDDAVAVDLLSVMCHLPGDGQYDADEFERHYVEDRNWPAEAVEEIARTRGSIESTARRDRIDRIVSLARRSGIPVASHDDESSGDVEAMFDHGVEISEYPITIEAARRATSLGLVTAMGAPNLVRGGSLWDNLSVRTAVEHGLVDVLCSDYHPPSLLAAPFVETGEPFATRVNRVTRNPADTVGLTERGRIEVGARADLIVVDPDPTPTVTRVFVDGTEAIRTGHSSQPVSRSPRPVGS; from the coding sequence ATGACCCGTCTCACCGAGATTCGGAACGGTCGCGTCGTCACGCCGTCGGGCATCGTCGAAAACGGCCACGTCGTCGTTGACGGAGACCGGATCACGCGGGTCGGCCGAACACCCGATCGGGCGATTCCGGGCGCGACGACCATCGACGCGAACGGACAGCTCGTTATGCCGGGTCTCATCGACCTCCACGGCGACGACATCGAGCACCACCGGTCCCCGCGTTCCGGTGCGGACGTCGATCTTCGAACCGCGCTGACGAGCGCCGACCGCACGAACCTGCTCAACGGCGTCACGACGAAGTTCCACGCGATCGCGTTCGAGGACGCGCCGGACGACGGCCGCAGCCTCGAGCGTGCCGAATCGATCGCCCGTGAGCTCGCCGGCGAGGAGTATACCCTCGGCGACAACCGGTTCCACGCGCGCTGCGAGCTGACCGACGCGAGCGTGAGCGCCGTCGAACGACTCGTCGAGGACGACGCCGTCGCCGTCGACCTGCTCTCGGTGATGTGTCATCTGCCGGGGGACGGTCAGTACGACGCGGACGAGTTCGAGCGCCACTACGTCGAGGACCGGAACTGGCCCGCCGAAGCCGTCGAGGAGATCGCGAGGACACGCGGGTCGATAGAATCGACCGCCCGTCGAGATCGTATCGACCGGATCGTCTCGCTCGCACGGCGAAGCGGCATCCCGGTCGCCTCCCACGACGACGAGTCATCAGGCGACGTCGAAGCGATGTTCGATCACGGGGTGGAGATCAGCGAGTACCCGATCACGATCGAGGCAGCCCGCCGAGCGACCAGCCTCGGGCTCGTGACCGCGATGGGGGCGCCGAACCTCGTCCGCGGCGGGAGCCTCTGGGACAACCTCAGCGTCCGAACCGCCGTCGAACACGGCCTCGTCGACGTGCTCTGTTCCGATTACCATCCGCCGTCGCTCCTCGCCGCCCCGTTCGTCGAGACCGGCGAACCGTTTGCGACCCGCGTGAACCGAGTGACCAGAAACCCGGCCGACACCGTCGGGCTCACCGAACGGGGACGCATCGAGGTGGGGGCTCGCGCCGACCTCATCGTCGTGGATCCGGACCCGACACCCACGGTCACGCGAGTCTTCGTCGACGGCACGGAGGCCATCCGAACCGGCCATTCATCGCAACCGGTCTCCCGATCGCCCCGACCGGTCGGCTCGTGA